The DNA segment ATTCATGGTAAATATGATATCAGAACTCTATGCCCGCCCGGGCGATCACGCCCTTGTCGTAAGGGTGCTTCTCCGCCACCATCCTGGTCACCAGGTCCGCCTCATCTATGACCTCGGGAGGTGCGTTCCTGCCGGTCATGATCACTTCCACATCCCTATGGCGTTTCCTAAGCACCGACAAGACCTCTTCTGGTTTGACCAGGTTGAAAAAGAGCGCGACGTTTATCTCGTCCAGTATTATCACGTCATACTCGCCAGATACCAGCACGCTTTCGGCAAAGGCGAGCGCTCGGTGCGCCAGCTGGATGTCCTCCGGATGGACGCTGCTCCTGGTGATCAGCCGGTCGGAACCGAATTGGTAGAGGTCGATCTCCATCCTGCGCAGGGCCAGTATCTCGCCGTAATCCTCCCCTTTCTTCATGAACTGGATCATGCAGACCTTGAGGCCCCTGCCCCAGGCCCGGAGCGCCAGACCGAGGGCTGCTGTCGTCTTGCCTTTACCGTCCCCGGTGTACACCTGCAATAGCCCAAGCTGGTCCTCTTCCATGCTAATCCAGTCAGGATTGCCTCTCGGGATACTTCTTTGTTGCGGGAAAGCCCTGATTAACCAAGAGCACTATCCCAGTCACATGTTGGAGATCGAGATCAAGACCCGTTCCGAGGACAATCGCAAGGTCGAGGGGATGCTCCTGGAAAGGGGAGCGACACTTCTGGGCGATCACGAACAGGTCGATGAGTACTTCAACCATCCATGCCGGGATTTTGCAGAGACCGATGAGGCGCTGAGACTGCGAAAGGACTCCACTGGCAAGATCACGTACAAAGGGCCAAAGATCGACCGGTTCACCAAGACCCGCGAAGAGATCGAAATGGAGATCGACGACCTGGATAAGATGTCCGCGATCCTGGTCCGTTTGGGTTTCCGATCGGTTGCAAGGGTGAAAAAGAAACGCAGGGAGTACTTACTTGACGGGGTAACGGTCAGCCTCGATTCGGTCGAGGGGTTGGGAGATTTCGTCGAGCTCGAGGTGCAGGGAGAGGACGCGGTCAAGGGAAGGCACATGGTGGAAACGCTGCGCGACGAGCTAGGACTGGAGGGAAGCGAGCGACGGTCCTACCTTGAAATGCTGATGATCCAGAACTGAAGAATGATCATACTGGGGTATGCACCCCAGAAAAAATGACCAGCTCACATCGATCTGATCTTCTCGATGACGAAATCCTTTATCTGGGGATCGTCCGGGATCGTGATGGACTTCTTGAACTTCTCCGTTCCGTCGGGGAGGAAGAAGCCCCTCGAAAGAGAGATGAACTCGTTCTCACCCTCCTTGGTGATGGCCTTTTTCCGGGCAACTTCGATGAAGTTGTTTCTACCAAATGGGATCTTTTCAGCGCTTATCGTTTCAAACTTCACGTCTTTCTCGGTCGAACCCTCATCCATTTAAGCTGCCTCCGTTAGGGACCGTTCGACATAGATTTGGTTGGCTCTTAAATCTTTCCCTTACTATCCAGTATTGAAAAAAGCTACGTTTTGACGATTTTAATCTGATCATCCATAGAAAATAACTTACCTTCGATCACCGGTATCGGGGGATTTACACCGAAGGATAGAAATAGCGTACGAGGAATCAAGACGAACAATGGACCCCGAGGTCTCCTCCAGTTCTGGAGAAACGGGCCCTTCGTGTCCCCATTGCGGCAGGAAGGTGCCTTCCGATGCCGTCTTCTGCCCGTTCTGTGGCAAAGGCATGTCGATGCCGGCATCGCCGCAGTACCCTAACAATCCCTATTATCCGTATGGCTACCAGTACGGCTATCCCAACTATCCGCCATATCAGCCTTCGAACGATGGAGAGACCCTGAAGAAAGTGGTCAGAGGGGTGACCAGCATTGTCATCTTCATGCTGCTACTGCTCGTCTCCTTCAACGTGATCGTCCTTTTATGGGGGATCGGACAGGTGCTCCCGAACGTGAATGGACACGGCACTTATCTGTTCATCATCACTCCCTGGCTGGTCAATATCCTAAAGGTAAGCGATGTGGGCCTCTCCATCTATTTCCTCTTCTTGGTCGGCGCCATCGTGGCCTCGTTCATCTGGATGCTCAAGAAGAGCTTGCACAAGTTCGCCCATGAGCTCACTTTCCAGATCCACGATGAGGGCCACAGTCCGCTGTACATGATCTCAACGCTGTTCTTCGCGGTGATAGCGTTCAACATAGTCTTCTATCTGCTCATCGGCCTGTCAGGGACTTCGCCGAGTGTTCCTAGCCAGGGAGCCGACCTTTGGCAGATCCTATTCTCCTATGCTCAGGCATCGGTCTGGGAAGAACTGATCACGCGCGTCCTGCTGCTGGGTGTGCCCCTCTTCCTCGTTGCGGTCGCCTTGAACAAGGTCAAGGACCCCAAGCACTACATCCTGGGAGGGGGGTTCCAGTTCGGGAAGGCGGAACTGGTGCTTCTGCTCTTCTCATCGGCGATGTTCGGGTTCGCACACAGCTTCAACTGGGACCTGTTCAAGGTCATCCCGGCGTTCCTGGCCGGAATGGCCATGGGTTATCTGTTCCTGAAATTCGGCCTCTATGCAGCCATCATGTTCCATTTCTTCACCGATTATCTCTCGATATCTCTTTCGATCTGGCCGAACAACACCGGACTGGCATTGGGGCTGGGACTGCTATTACTGGTGTTCATCGCGGTCGGCGCGGTCTATTTCGTTCATTACTCCTTCAAGGCCGTCGAGCTGTTCACCGGTATGAAGCTGACCAGGCAAAGACCGGCCCCGGTGGCGCAGCCCTACTATCCGCCCCAGCCATACTATAATCCGTACACCCAGGGCTATTATCCCTATCAGTACCCGCCTCCCGCTTACCCGCAGTACCCGCCATCCCAACCCTACCAGCCGCCGTCACCCCCTCCGTCCGAGCCGAAGGGCCCGGAACAGGGCTTTGGGTTCGTATGCCCCCATTGCGGTGGGACGGAAGCCCGCTATGTGGATGGACGGTTCGAATGCCTCAAGTGCGGCCGCCAGATCTAGCGCCCAGCAACTTGCTCAGGCGCATTGCCGAAAGGGGAGCCCCTTCGATCCTTCTGGCCTCTATGACATACCTGCCACGGTAGCTGCCCATAAGAGCCAGGACGCGTTCGAAATCGATCCTCCCCTCGCCGATGGTCAGGTGCTGGTCGGAAGTACCATCGTTGTCATGGATGTGGACGTTTGCGAACCTGGGAACATGCCTGAGGAACTCATCGATGTTGCAGGCGGTATGGGCGTGGCCTATGTCGAAGCACACGCCTATCGATGTGCCCTCCAGCACCGAAAGCAATTCGGTCGGTTCCGTGCAGGTCGATATCGGCATTCTGGGCATATTCTCCAGTGCGGCGACCACGCCATGTTCGGCGGCCGCCTTGTCGATCTCGTGGATCGACCTTACGGTCTCTCTCATGACCGCGGCACGATCGAGCTGTCCCAGAGGAGTGATGAACCCGGGATGGAAGGTGATCAGGTCGATGTTCATCTTCCGGCAGGATCCTATTGCCATCAGAACCTCTTTCAGCGACGCATCCCTCATTGATGGGTTGAGCGATCCGATGTTGATGTCGCTCAGCGGCGCGTGTACAGAATACTCCAGGTCATAGGATCCAGAGACCTCGATGAACCTCTTCTCGATGTTCTCGAGCCGGTGCATCCCCTCCGCGACGATCTCCCAGGCCTGGAACTCCTTTGCCACCGCCTCGATCGCCTGATCGAAGGGTATGAGGGAGAACGCT comes from the Methanomassiliicoccales archaeon genome and includes:
- a CDS encoding cob(I)yrinic acid a,c-diamide adenosyltransferase yields the protein MEEDQLGLLQVYTGDGKGKTTAALGLALRAWGRGLKVCMIQFMKKGEDYGEILALRRMEIDLYQFGSDRLITRSSVHPEDIQLAHRALAFAESVLVSGEYDVIILDEINVALFFNLVKPEEVLSVLRKRHRDVEVIMTGRNAPPEVIDEADLVTRMVAEKHPYDKGVIARAGIEF
- the cyaB gene encoding class IV adenylate cyclase, with translation MLEIEIKTRSEDNRKVEGMLLERGATLLGDHEQVDEYFNHPCRDFAETDEALRLRKDSTGKITYKGPKIDRFTKTREEIEMEIDDLDKMSAILVRLGFRSVARVKKKRREYLLDGVTVSLDSVEGLGDFVELEVQGEDAVKGRHMVETLRDELGLEGSERRSYLEMLMIQN
- a CDS encoding CPBP family glutamic-type intramembrane protease, with the translated sequence MDPEVSSSSGETGPSCPHCGRKVPSDAVFCPFCGKGMSMPASPQYPNNPYYPYGYQYGYPNYPPYQPSNDGETLKKVVRGVTSIVIFMLLLLVSFNVIVLLWGIGQVLPNVNGHGTYLFIITPWLVNILKVSDVGLSIYFLFLVGAIVASFIWMLKKSLHKFAHELTFQIHDEGHSPLYMISTLFFAVIAFNIVFYLLIGLSGTSPSVPSQGADLWQILFSYAQASVWEELITRVLLLGVPLFLVAVALNKVKDPKHYILGGGFQFGKAELVLLLFSSAMFGFAHSFNWDLFKVIPAFLAGMAMGYLFLKFGLYAAIMFHFFTDYLSISLSIWPNNTGLALGLGLLLLVFIAVGAVYFVHYSFKAVELFTGMKLTRQRPAPVAQPYYPPQPYYNPYTQGYYPYQYPPPAYPQYPPSQPYQPPSPPPSEPKGPEQGFGFVCPHCGGTEARYVDGRFECLKCGRQI
- a CDS encoding sugar phosphate isomerase/epimerase family protein → MISLSSPAFSLIPFDQAIEAVAKEFQAWEIVAEGMHRLENIEKRFIEVSGSYDLEYSVHAPLSDINIGSLNPSMRDASLKEVLMAIGSCRKMNIDLITFHPGFITPLGQLDRAAVMRETVRSIHEIDKAAAEHGVVAALENMPRMPISTCTEPTELLSVLEGTSIGVCFDIGHAHTACNIDEFLRHVPRFANVHIHDNDGTSDQHLTIGEGRIDFERVLALMGSYRGRYVIEARRIEGAPLSAMRLSKLLGARSGGRT